A window of the Luoshenia tenuis genome harbors these coding sequences:
- the gndA gene encoding NADP-dependent phosphogluconate dehydrogenase encodes MKKADIGLIGLAVMGQNLVLNMESHGYTVAVYNRSPERTDHFMATTAKGKNIIPAHELESFIAALDKPRKVMIMVQAGKAVDAVIEQLLTFLEPGDVVIDGGNSFFKDTIRRSQYLEEKGIHFLGAGVSGGEEGALKGPSIMPGGSKEAWALAGKILVDISAKVAGGTPCCGYIGENGSGHYVKVTHNGIEYGDMQLICEAYFLLKELLGMSYPEMQKTFAEWNQGDLDSYLIEITADILSKTDSETGKPMAEIILDRAGQKGTGKWTSQEALDLGVAAPTIAEAVFARCLSAQKDARVAASKAIRGSALQFEGDKASFVEDIRLALYASKICSYAQGFDLLKEASKAYGWSLNMGEIALMWRGGCIIRARFLERIKEAYDRNPNLENLMMDPYFEDILFKAQAGWRRVVAQAALMGIPAPSFASALSYFDGYRRESLPANLLQAQRDYFGAHTYERTDKPGSFHTEWLNI; translated from the coding sequence ATGAAAAAAGCGGATATCGGTTTGATCGGCCTGGCTGTTATGGGCCAAAACCTCGTGCTCAATATGGAAAGCCATGGCTATACGGTGGCAGTATATAACCGCTCGCCCGAGCGGACGGATCACTTTATGGCTACCACAGCCAAGGGGAAAAACATCATCCCCGCCCATGAACTGGAGAGCTTCATCGCGGCGCTGGATAAACCGCGCAAGGTGATGATCATGGTGCAGGCCGGCAAGGCGGTTGATGCGGTGATCGAGCAGCTGCTCACCTTCTTGGAGCCGGGCGATGTGGTGATCGACGGGGGCAACTCCTTCTTTAAAGATACCATTCGCCGCAGCCAGTATTTGGAGGAGAAGGGCATCCACTTCCTGGGTGCCGGCGTTTCCGGCGGCGAGGAGGGCGCGCTCAAGGGCCCCAGCATTATGCCGGGCGGCTCGAAAGAGGCCTGGGCGCTGGCTGGGAAGATCCTGGTGGACATCTCTGCCAAGGTTGCGGGCGGCACGCCCTGCTGCGGTTATATCGGCGAAAACGGCTCGGGGCATTACGTCAAGGTCACCCATAACGGCATTGAGTATGGCGATATGCAGCTGATTTGCGAGGCGTACTTCCTGCTCAAAGAACTGCTGGGCATGAGCTATCCCGAAATGCAAAAGACCTTTGCCGAGTGGAACCAGGGAGATCTTGACTCCTACTTGATCGAGATCACGGCTGATATCCTCTCCAAGACCGACAGCGAGACCGGCAAGCCCATGGCGGAGATCATTCTGGACCGCGCCGGCCAGAAGGGTACCGGCAAGTGGACCAGTCAGGAGGCGCTGGATCTGGGCGTAGCTGCGCCCACCATCGCGGAGGCTGTATTTGCCCGCTGCCTTTCTGCCCAGAAGGATGCACGCGTGGCCGCCTCCAAGGCGATACGCGGCAGCGCTTTGCAGTTTGAGGGGGATAAGGCTAGCTTTGTTGAGGATATCCGCCTGGCGCTTTATGCCAGCAAGATCTGCTCTTACGCCCAGGGTTTTGACCTGCTGAAGGAGGCCTCTAAGGCTTACGGCTGGTCGCTGAACATGGGCGAGATCGCGCTGATGTGGCGGGGCGGCTGCATTATCCGCGCGCGCTTTTTGGAGCGCATTAAAGAGGCATATGACCGCAACCCGAATCTGGAGAACCTGATGATGGATCCTTATTTTGAGGACATCCTCTTTAAGGCCCAGGCGGGCTGGCGGCGCGTGGTGGCCCAGGCGGCCCTGATGGGCATCCCGGCCCCGTCGTTTGCCTCTGCGCTGAGCTATTTTGACGGGTACCGCCGTGAAAGCCTGCCGGCCAACCTCCTACAGGCCCAGCGGGATTACTTTGGCGCGCATACCTATGAGCGTACGGACAAGCCCGGCAGCTTCCATACCGAGTGGCTGAATATCTAA
- a CDS encoding NADH peroxidase, whose amino-acid sequence MKKWVCSVCGYVYEGIEPPAQCPQCKAPKEKFQAAAEGARAWADEHRIGVAKDVDPEVLEGLRNNFTGECTEVGMYLAMSRQADREGFPEVAEAYKRIAFEEAEHAAKFAELLGEVVFADTKKNLELRVEAEFGATQGKKDIATRAKELGYDAIHDTVHEMCKDEARHGCAFEGLLNRYFK is encoded by the coding sequence ATGAAGAAATGGGTATGCAGTGTATGTGGTTACGTTTACGAAGGTATTGAGCCGCCGGCGCAGTGCCCCCAGTGCAAGGCGCCGAAGGAGAAGTTCCAGGCCGCTGCCGAGGGCGCGCGGGCTTGGGCGGATGAGCACCGCATTGGCGTTGCCAAAGATGTGGACCCCGAGGTTTTGGAGGGGCTGCGCAACAACTTCACCGGTGAGTGCACTGAGGTTGGCATGTATCTGGCGATGAGCCGCCAGGCTGACCGCGAAGGCTTCCCCGAGGTGGCCGAGGCCTATAAGCGCATTGCCTTTGAAGAGGCAGAGCATGCGGCCAAATTTGCGGAGCTGCTGGGCGAAGTGGTGTTTGCCGATACCAAAAAGAACCTGGAGCTGCGCGTTGAAGCCGAGTTTGGCGCTACCCAGGGCAAAAAGGATATCGCCACCCGCGCAAAAGAGCTGGGCTATGATGCGATTCACGATACCGTGCATGAGATGTGCAAGGACGAAGCGCGCCACGGCTGTGCTTTTGAAGGGTTGCTGAACCGCTACTTCAAGTAA
- a CDS encoding glycerophosphodiester phosphodiesterase, which translates to MTKIMAHRGASGLYPENTILAFEKAAEMGADAIETDVHLSKDGKLVICHDESVLRTTGFDGLVCEMTYSELSKLDAGFLKGHPGQRLPLLEDLLRIAAENDMGVNIELKNNVFAYAGMEEKVIAALYDYGLEKRCILSSFNHRSMHRAKEIDPKIPVGLLYSCDLYEAQQYAKSCGADALHPQYGSVNAGMVQRAQEAGVAVNVWTVNTCKVIDDMLFAGVDNIITNYPDLVRERMR; encoded by the coding sequence ATGACCAAGATCATGGCCCATCGTGGCGCCAGCGGATTATATCCTGAAAATACCATTTTAGCCTTTGAAAAAGCGGCTGAGATGGGGGCGGATGCCATTGAAACGGATGTGCACCTGTCAAAAGATGGGAAACTGGTGATCTGCCACGACGAAAGCGTGCTGCGCACCACCGGTTTTGACGGGCTGGTCTGCGAGATGACCTACAGCGAGCTTTCTAAGCTGGATGCGGGCTTTTTAAAGGGGCATCCGGGGCAGCGCCTGCCGCTGCTGGAGGATCTGCTGCGCATTGCAGCGGAGAACGATATGGGCGTCAATATCGAGCTGAAAAACAACGTGTTCGCCTATGCGGGGATGGAGGAAAAGGTGATCGCCGCGCTGTATGATTATGGGCTTGAGAAGCGTTGCATCCTTTCTTCTTTTAACCATCGCTCCATGCACCGGGCCAAGGAGATAGATCCTAAGATCCCGGTTGGGCTGCTGTACAGCTGCGATCTATATGAGGCTCAACAATACGCCAAAAGCTGTGGGGCGGATGCGCTGCACCCGCAATACGGTTCGGTCAACGCCGGGATGGTGCAAAGGGCGCAGGAGGCAGGCGTGGCCGTCAATGTATGGACGGTCAACACCTGCAAGGTGATTGACGATATGCTCTTTGCGGGCGTGGACAATATCATTACGAATTATCCCGATTTAGTGCGCGAGCGCATGCGTTAA
- the cobT gene encoding nicotinate-nucleotide--dimethylbenzimidazole phosphoribosyltransferase — protein MFDIEKIKIKPLCMQAMDAAREHLDDLVKPIGALGGMEELAVRLAGITGVVKGDYSKRAVLVFAADNGIWDEGISPVPQEVTAAQTLNILNGLAGVSVLCRWANAGLRVVDVGIKAPILHPFLIARKVCKGTASIAQGPAMTRQQALEAMQTGFDQAQELIRGGVRLLGIGEMGICNTATSAAVLCALTGAQVTRAVGKGAGVDEAAFQKKRACVARALEVNKPDPQDPIGVLAKVGGLDIAAMAGAYIACGVNGIPAVVDGYISIVAALAACRLLPELRDYLIASHRSFEPGYALAVEALGLRPMIHLDMRLGEGSGCPLAFAVIDAAMAVMREMGTFSQGNIDAGSLVDIRE, from the coding sequence GTGTTCGATATTGAGAAAATAAAAATCAAGCCGCTTTGCATGCAGGCGATGGATGCGGCGCGGGAGCACCTGGACGATCTGGTCAAGCCCATCGGCGCGCTGGGCGGGATGGAGGAACTGGCGGTCCGCCTGGCCGGGATCACTGGCGTAGTGAAGGGAGATTATAGTAAACGGGCGGTACTGGTGTTTGCGGCCGATAACGGCATTTGGGACGAAGGCATATCCCCGGTGCCCCAAGAGGTCACCGCGGCGCAGACGCTGAATATCTTAAATGGGTTGGCAGGCGTCAGCGTACTGTGCCGCTGGGCCAATGCGGGGCTGCGTGTGGTGGATGTGGGCATCAAAGCGCCCATTTTGCACCCGTTTTTAATCGCGCGCAAAGTCTGCAAGGGCACTGCCAGTATTGCACAAGGCCCGGCAATGACCCGCCAGCAGGCGTTAGAAGCGATGCAGACCGGGTTTGACCAGGCGCAGGAACTGATCCGGGGCGGCGTGCGCCTGCTGGGCATCGGCGAGATGGGAATCTGTAATACCGCCACTTCGGCGGCGGTACTCTGCGCGTTGACGGGTGCGCAGGTGACCCGGGCCGTGGGCAAAGGGGCCGGTGTTGACGAGGCGGCTTTCCAGAAGAAAAGAGCGTGCGTTGCACGTGCCCTTGAGGTCAACAAGCCCGATCCGCAGGACCCTATTGGGGTGCTTGCCAAGGTCGGCGGGTTAGATATTGCCGCCATGGCGGGGGCTTATATCGCCTGTGGCGTAAATGGGATACCGGCAGTGGTGGATGGATATATCTCCATCGTAGCCGCCCTTGCGGCCTGCCGCTTATTGCCGGAACTGAGAGACTATCTTATCGCTTCCCACCGTTCATTTGAACCAGGGTATGCCCTTGCTGTGGAAGCGCTGGGCCTGCGGCCTATGATCCACCTTGATATGCGTCTGGGCGAGGGCAGCGGCTGTCCGCTGGCCTTTGCCGTGATCGACGCGGCGATGGCCGTCATGCGGGAGATGGGAACGTTTAGCCAAGGCAATATCGATGCGGGCAGTTTGGTGGATATCCGGGAATAG
- a CDS encoding DNA-deoxyinosine glycosylase has translation MSRLYSFEPVIDADCRVLILGTMPSAASLAKAQYYGNPQNQFWPLLAQVFGEICPEDYPQRLALALRHHVALWDVAGSCLRQGSLDSAIRDVQTNDFEGLFAAYPKIKYVFFNGKTAQRLYDKIGRREDIDYAVLPSTSPANTQRREVKLEAWMAVRDAAEI, from the coding sequence ATGAGCCGGCTTTACTCATTTGAGCCGGTGATCGACGCAGATTGCAGGGTGTTGATTTTAGGGACGATGCCCAGCGCGGCTTCCCTGGCCAAAGCGCAGTATTATGGCAACCCGCAGAATCAGTTTTGGCCGCTGCTCGCCCAGGTGTTTGGCGAAATATGCCCGGAGGATTATCCGCAAAGGCTGGCACTGGCGCTGCGGCATCATGTGGCCTTGTGGGATGTCGCCGGCAGCTGCCTGCGCCAGGGTAGCCTGGACAGCGCCATACGGGATGTGCAGACCAATGATTTTGAAGGGCTGTTTGCGGCATATCCCAAGATAAAATACGTGTTTTTTAACGGAAAGACGGCCCAGCGGCTATACGATAAAATCGGCCGCAGGGAGGATATAGACTATGCTGTGCTGCCCTCTACCAGCCCGGCCAATACCCAGCGCCGCGAGGTGAAGCTGGAGGCGTGGATGGCGGTGCGGGATGCGGCAGAGATTTAG
- a CDS encoding phosphatase PAP2 family protein has translation MQAVLWLQQFINPALDVIFIGVSKLGEEMLVILLAAFFLWGYEKRTGYKLVFTLLISAGLNTAVKNIFRVPRPIGAPGVRSIYTESAGGYSFPSGHTQSAAVAYTFLARRIAKRWAWIVAAGLIVLVAISRMYLGLHTLQDVLCGAALGILCALFCPWLFDKAKLDQGWRGLWLMLPGGALALFGGGHTAIQLGGLLFALAFCMPIEMKWIDYNCQGAGLRRLVAVACGLAAAFVIKAGLKAVLPDAPLSAFVQYVAMGTGVFLGIPYLIHRMTSGSKRMSLELTQQQGEYAVARFAPGTALEGLQSLPGFVSVTHTEAETSVVCRQDFLRQLTPAPQAVEHDFTLFKIDGVLDFGLVGILSKLTGILARQHIPVFALSTYDTDYLLVPEKWAELAVEAWIVEGIAVKKR, from the coding sequence ATGCAGGCAGTTTTATGGCTACAGCAGTTTATCAACCCGGCGCTGGATGTGATCTTCATCGGCGTATCAAAGTTGGGAGAGGAAATGCTGGTCATTTTACTGGCTGCATTTTTTCTGTGGGGATATGAGAAGCGCACGGGCTATAAACTGGTCTTTACGCTGTTGATCAGCGCGGGGCTAAACACCGCGGTGAAAAATATATTCCGGGTGCCCCGGCCCATCGGCGCGCCGGGCGTCCGGTCGATCTACACAGAATCGGCGGGAGGGTATTCCTTTCCCAGCGGGCATACCCAAAGCGCGGCGGTGGCCTATACCTTTTTAGCAAGGCGCATCGCAAAGCGTTGGGCCTGGATCGTCGCGGCGGGATTGATCGTGCTGGTGGCCATCTCGCGGATGTACCTGGGGCTACATACCCTGCAGGATGTGCTGTGCGGGGCCGCGCTGGGCATCCTGTGCGCGCTGTTTTGCCCCTGGTTGTTTGATAAAGCGAAACTGGACCAGGGGTGGCGCGGGCTGTGGCTGATGCTGCCCGGCGGAGCTTTAGCCCTGTTTGGCGGCGGACACACGGCCATACAGCTGGGCGGCCTGCTGTTTGCGCTGGCATTCTGCATGCCCATCGAAATGAAATGGATCGATTATAACTGCCAGGGCGCGGGTTTGCGCCGGCTGGTAGCCGTCGCCTGCGGGCTGGCCGCCGCGTTCGTGATCAAAGCCGGGCTTAAGGCCGTTTTGCCGGATGCGCCGCTTAGCGCTTTTGTTCAGTACGTGGCCATGGGTACGGGCGTGTTTTTAGGCATTCCGTACCTGATCCATCGCATGACATCTGGGAGCAAGCGGATGTCCTTAGAGCTGACGCAGCAGCAAGGGGAATACGCTGTCGCCCGTTTCGCGCCGGGTACTGCCTTGGAGGGTTTGCAGTCGCTGCCTGGCTTTGTTTCCGTTACGCATACAGAGGCGGAGACCTCCGTGGTTTGCCGGCAGGATTTTTTGCGGCAGCTTACCCCGGCGCCGCAGGCTGTGGAGCATGATTTTACGCTTTTCAAGATCGACGGAGTGCTGGATTTCGGGCTGGTGGGGATCCTATCCAAGCTCACGGGGATTTTGGCGCGGCAGCATATTCCGGTGTTTGCGCTCTCCACGTACGATACGGATTATCTACTGGTTCCGGAAAAATGGGCGGAGCTGGCCGTCGAGGCCTGGATCGTAGAAGGGATAGCGGTGAAAAAGAGATGA
- a CDS encoding MFS transporter, translated as MDRTTVDLQNKRYLFYYFILQAVYYGGRAFYYPYIGIYYGQIGYSVEQIGILQAIGPIATLIFAPMFGYISDKFGRVKIFRLVLLATALLTLLYPISTAYMYVLPLTIAFAAFNNTSQSMLDGVCLEYSNATRANFPVIRLMGTLGFALVGTFSAYVVGAGLERYFQTYAIAVGLGVAITFLLPKMKRVQPAITPSEPVQEPESIKKSGGVMQLLKNKQILLLLGYCLITHIGSGFFISFNSVYMKENLISNDMIAMIGALAAVSEIPVFLFFNKLVARFGEYKLLLFCGFMTGIRMLMMFFAHSVGMFIFAQMLQGISFIGMSYSAVAIMNNTVPREFLSTGQTALAMIGNGLAYALGSWLGGSVSNTIGLRDTFLILAIMTLMMNIVVQAVLLVRRVRRKGGQHLAS; from the coding sequence GTGGATCGGACGACGGTTGATTTACAAAATAAGAGATACCTGTTTTACTATTTTATCCTTCAGGCCGTGTATTATGGCGGCCGGGCTTTTTATTATCCCTATATCGGCATTTACTACGGGCAGATCGGCTATTCGGTGGAGCAGATCGGCATCCTCCAGGCTATCGGCCCCATTGCCACGTTGATCTTCGCGCCTATGTTTGGCTATATCAGCGATAAATTCGGCCGGGTCAAGATCTTTCGGCTGGTGTTACTGGCTACAGCGCTTTTAACGCTGCTGTATCCCATCAGCACGGCATATATGTATGTGCTGCCGCTGACCATCGCCTTTGCCGCGTTCAACAACACCTCCCAATCCATGCTGGACGGCGTGTGCCTGGAGTACAGCAACGCCACGCGGGCCAACTTCCCGGTGATCCGCTTGATGGGTACGCTGGGGTTCGCGCTGGTAGGTACCTTTAGCGCCTACGTGGTCGGCGCCGGGCTGGAGCGGTATTTCCAAACCTATGCCATCGCCGTAGGTTTGGGAGTGGCGATCACCTTCCTGCTGCCCAAGATGAAGCGCGTACAGCCGGCGATTACCCCTTCAGAGCCGGTGCAGGAGCCTGAGAGCATCAAAAAGTCCGGCGGCGTTATGCAGCTGCTCAAAAACAAACAGATCCTGTTACTGCTGGGATATTGCCTGATTACCCATATCGGAAGCGGGTTTTTCATCTCCTTTAACTCGGTTTACATGAAGGAGAACCTGATCAGCAACGATATGATCGCCATGATCGGTGCGCTGGCAGCCGTCAGCGAAATACCGGTATTTCTGTTCTTTAACAAACTGGTCGCCCGCTTTGGCGAGTATAAGCTGTTGCTGTTTTGCGGGTTTATGACGGGGATCCGCATGCTGATGATGTTTTTTGCTCACAGCGTGGGCATGTTTATCTTCGCCCAGATGCTTCAGGGCATCAGCTTTATCGGCATGAGCTACAGCGCGGTGGCGATTATGAACAATACCGTACCGCGGGAGTTTCTTTCCACCGGGCAGACGGCCCTGGCCATGATCGGCAATGGCCTGGCGTATGCGCTGGGGTCCTGGCTGGGCGGTAGCGTCAGCAATACCATCGGTTTGCGCGATACCTTCTTGATTTTAGCCATCATGACGCTTATGATGAATATTGTGGTGCAGGCGGTGCTGCTGGTGCGCAGGGTTCGCCGCAAGGGGGGGCAGCATTTGGCCTCCTGA
- the metA gene encoding homoserine O-acetyltransferase MetA — MPVKIADNLPAVQTLTQENIFVITESRASHQDIRPLRIGIMNLMPDKISTETQLLRVIGNTPLQVEVVLLQPASHTSRHTPFEHLSAFYRTFEEVKDEKFDGLVITGAPVEEMNFEQTDYWTELQTVMDWADHHVFSILYICWAAQAGLYHHFGIPKYSLPEKMFGVFPHTVSKPNVPLLRGFDDIFWAPHSRHTEVRREDIEKVEDLTILAESQEAGVYIVASNNGRHIFVTGHAEYDPDTLKNEYLRDLDKGLCMHPPKNYFIDNDPEKPPLVTWRSHANLLYNNWLNYYVYQETPFDLAQID, encoded by the coding sequence ATGCCGGTCAAAATCGCGGATAATCTACCCGCTGTACAAACGCTGACACAGGAAAATATCTTCGTCATTACGGAAAGCCGCGCTTCCCACCAGGATATACGGCCTTTGCGCATCGGGATCATGAACCTGATGCCGGATAAGATCAGTACGGAAACGCAGCTGCTGCGCGTGATCGGCAATACGCCGTTGCAGGTCGAGGTCGTTTTGTTGCAGCCGGCCAGCCATACTTCGCGCCATACGCCTTTTGAGCATCTCTCCGCTTTTTACCGCACCTTTGAAGAGGTCAAAGACGAAAAGTTTGACGGGCTGGTCATCACCGGCGCGCCGGTCGAAGAGATGAATTTTGAGCAGACCGATTACTGGACGGAGCTGCAGACGGTGATGGACTGGGCGGATCACCACGTCTTTTCTATCCTGTACATCTGCTGGGCCGCGCAAGCCGGGCTTTATCACCACTTTGGCATACCCAAGTATTCGCTGCCGGAAAAGATGTTCGGGGTATTTCCCCATACGGTTTCCAAGCCCAACGTGCCCCTGCTGCGCGGGTTTGACGATATCTTCTGGGCCCCCCACTCCCGGCATACCGAGGTGCGCCGCGAGGACATCGAAAAGGTGGAAGATCTCACGATCCTGGCCGAAAGCCAGGAAGCCGGGGTCTACATCGTCGCCTCCAACAATGGCCGGCATATCTTTGTGACCGGGCATGCGGAATACGACCCCGATACGCTAAAAAACGAGTACCTCCGGGATCTAGACAAGGGGCTTTGCATGCATCCGCCTAAGAACTACTTTATCGATAACGACCCGGAAAAGCCGCCGCTGGTCACCTGGCGCAGCCACGCTAACCTGCTCTATAACAACTGGCTGAACTATTACGTCTATCAGGAAACACCCTTTGATCTGGCGCAAATCGACTAA
- a CDS encoding thymidine phosphorylase — MNIVEIIEKKRNGGRLTREELAFWIEGVMDGGVPDYQTSALLMAIYFRGLDMEEITDLTGEMAASGDQVDLSMVPGIPVDKHSTGGVGDTTTLIAGPLVAACGGRVVKMSGRGLGHTGGTIDKLEAIPGMRTGLTIDQFIAQVSRIGLAVAGQSAQLAPADKILYALRDVTATTDSLGLIASSIMSKKLASGAKAIVLDVKVGSGAFMKELDDAIALAQAMVKIGQGHGRSTRALLTNMDQPLGRAVGNAIEVAEGIEVLQGKHAESDLRKVSLMLAENMLLAAGVYPDAQSCKRALDEALASGRALEKLGEMIAAQGGDARVIQRPERLGQGACRLDVKSASGGYVSAIDTQRIGHAALLLGAGRRKKEDAIDPMAGLLMRARLGQKLAPGETLATLFASDEALLAPAQAALLSAVTLRESPAQVPPLCYGWVDESGFHPTK; from the coding sequence ATGAATATCGTAGAGATCATCGAAAAAAAGCGGAACGGCGGACGGCTGACCCGGGAAGAATTGGCCTTTTGGATAGAGGGCGTGATGGATGGCGGTGTGCCGGATTACCAGACCAGCGCGCTGCTGATGGCGATCTATTTCCGCGGACTGGATATGGAGGAGATCACAGATCTGACGGGGGAGATGGCCGCGTCGGGCGATCAGGTCGATCTATCCATGGTACCCGGCATACCGGTAGATAAGCACTCCACCGGCGGGGTCGGGGATACGACGACGCTGATCGCAGGGCCGCTGGTGGCAGCTTGCGGGGGGCGCGTGGTCAAAATGTCCGGGCGGGGCTTGGGGCATACCGGCGGCACTATCGATAAGCTGGAGGCCATTCCAGGCATGCGCACCGGCCTTACCATCGATCAATTCATCGCCCAGGTCAGCCGGATCGGTCTGGCGGTGGCCGGGCAGAGCGCACAGCTGGCCCCTGCCGATAAGATATTGTACGCGCTGCGGGATGTGACGGCTACTACCGATAGCCTGGGCCTGATCGCGTCCAGCATCATGTCTAAAAAGCTGGCTTCAGGGGCCAAGGCTATCGTGCTGGATGTTAAGGTGGGCAGCGGCGCATTTATGAAGGAGCTGGATGATGCCATCGCGCTGGCGCAGGCCATGGTCAAGATCGGCCAGGGCCACGGGCGCAGCACACGGGCGCTGCTGACCAATATGGATCAGCCCCTTGGCCGCGCGGTGGGCAACGCCATCGAGGTGGCGGAAGGCATTGAGGTTTTGCAAGGTAAGCACGCCGAGAGCGACCTGCGCAAGGTCAGCCTGATGCTGGCGGAGAACATGCTGCTGGCCGCGGGGGTTTATCCAGATGCGCAAAGCTGTAAACGCGCGCTCGATGAGGCGCTGGCCTCCGGGCGGGCGCTGGAAAAGCTGGGCGAGATGATCGCAGCCCAGGGCGGCGACGCGCGGGTCATCCAGCGTCCCGAGCGCTTGGGGCAGGGGGCCTGCCGGTTGGATGTAAAGAGCGCATCCGGAGGGTATGTCAGCGCCATCGATACCCAACGCATCGGACACGCGGCCCTGCTGCTGGGCGCGGGCAGAAGAAAAAAGGAGGACGCCATCGATCCCATGGCCGGGCTTTTGATGCGCGCGCGCCTGGGGCAAAAGCTCGCCCCCGGGGAAACGCTGGCCACGCTGTTTGCATCGGATGAGGCGCTTTTGGCACCCGCGCAGGCGGCGTTATTATCCGCCGTAACGCTGCGTGAAAGCCCGGCGCAAGTGCCGCCGCTGTGTTATGGCTGGGTGGACGAGTCAGGCTTCCATCCCACAAAATAG
- the purD gene encoding phosphoribosylamine--glycine ligase: MKVLVVGGGGREHAICWKLRQSPRVTELYCAPGNAGIAQIATCVPIKATDIEGMVRFAREEQIDLTFVAPDDPLALGMVDAFEAAGLRVFGPNKAAARIEGSKVFAKELMRKYHIPTAGYAVFEDADAAIAYLKGQRFPIVVKADGLALGKGVIIAQDYEEACAAVREMMLDKKFGEAGNRVVIEEFMTGPEVSVLAFTDGKTVVPMASAQDHKRALDHDEGLNTGGMGTFSPTPKYTKEVADYCQKEIFQPTVDAMAAEGCPFKGVLFFGLMLTEDGPKTLEYNARFGDPEAQVVLPRMQGDLLEVIEAILDGKLDGVTLGWSDQAAVCVVLASGGYPVKYASGKVITGLENLKNGAIAFHAGTARNEAGQLVTAGGRVLGITCLGDTMDEAIAKAYEAVEGVHFENMHYRRDIGRKK; this comes from the coding sequence ATGAAGGTATTAGTGGTAGGCGGCGGCGGCCGGGAGCATGCGATTTGCTGGAAGCTGCGCCAATCGCCCCGCGTAACGGAACTGTATTGCGCCCCGGGTAATGCGGGCATCGCCCAGATCGCCACGTGCGTGCCCATCAAGGCTACGGATATCGAGGGCATGGTGCGCTTTGCCAGGGAGGAGCAGATCGACCTGACCTTTGTTGCGCCGGATGATCCCCTGGCGCTAGGCATGGTAGACGCCTTTGAGGCGGCGGGCCTGCGCGTCTTTGGCCCCAACAAAGCGGCGGCGCGCATCGAGGGCAGCAAAGTATTTGCCAAAGAGCTGATGCGTAAATACCATATCCCAACTGCGGGGTATGCGGTATTTGAGGACGCCGACGCGGCCATTGCCTACCTTAAGGGGCAGCGTTTCCCCATTGTAGTGAAGGCGGATGGGCTGGCGCTGGGCAAAGGCGTTATCATCGCGCAGGATTATGAAGAAGCCTGTGCGGCGGTGCGGGAAATGATGCTGGACAAAAAGTTTGGCGAGGCCGGCAACCGCGTGGTCATCGAGGAGTTTATGACCGGGCCGGAGGTATCGGTGCTGGCCTTTACCGATGGTAAGACCGTCGTACCCATGGCCAGCGCGCAGGATCATAAACGGGCGCTGGATCACGACGAGGGCCTCAATACCGGCGGCATGGGCACTTTTTCGCCCACGCCCAAGTATACGAAAGAGGTGGCGGATTACTGCCAGAAAGAGATCTTTCAGCCCACGGTAGACGCCATGGCTGCGGAGGGCTGCCCCTTTAAGGGCGTGCTGTTCTTTGGGTTGATGCTGACGGAGGATGGACCCAAAACGCTGGAATATAATGCGCGCTTTGGCGACCCTGAGGCGCAGGTGGTACTGCCCCGGATGCAGGGGGACCTGCTGGAAGTGATCGAGGCCATTTTGGACGGCAAACTGGACGGGGTTACCTTGGGCTGGAGCGACCAGGCGGCAGTCTGCGTGGTGCTGGCCTCCGGCGGCTATCCGGTCAAGTACGCCTCCGGCAAAGTGATTACCGGCCTTGAGAACCTGAAAAACGGTGCGATTGCCTTCCACGCGGGTACCGCGCGCAACGAGGCAGGCCAGCTGGTAACGGCGGGCGGCCGCGTATTGGGCATCACTTGCCTGGGCGATACCATGGATGAAGCCATCGCCAAAGCGTATGAGGCGGTGGAAGGGGTGCATTTTGAAAACATGCACTACCGCAGGGACATCGGCAGAAAGAAATAG